A window from Triticum aestivum cultivar Chinese Spring chromosome 6D, IWGSC CS RefSeq v2.1, whole genome shotgun sequence encodes these proteins:
- the LOC123145591 gene encoding 5'-adenylylsulfate reductase-like 3: MGRGSPRWAALLLLLLLLAAAGRSSAHPGACPVPAAAEAVLGPPRTCSPLDRRPGDPVGVIEGDEATLARAVNLLYLNKDEYIAVLFYASWCPFSQECKPNFEKLAHLFPTIRHFAFEESAIRPSIISRYGIHGFPTLFLLNSTMRVRYHGPRTVKPLAAFYSDVSGISASVESTTGEAMPHPLDEIEPKKDVEPENCPFWWARSPENILQQDTYLALAASFVILRLLYLLFPRIVSAAKWAWRRHTLFANLMGVHEYFFTYLEQARQKLSRLYPSKRGNLQEGARNATAWASKSLASVSIGEPSTIGRTNSTNELR; encoded by the exons ATGGGCCGGGGGTCGCCGCGGTGggcggcgctgctgctgctcctcctcctcctcgccgccgcgggGCGCTCCTCCGCGCATCCCGGGGCGTGCCCGGTGCCCGCCGCGGCGGAGGCCGTGCTCGGGCCTCCCCGCACCTGCTCCCCGCTGGATCGCCGCCCCGGCGACCCGGTCGGCGTCATCGAG GGAGATGAGGCTACATTGGCGAGGGCAGTCAATCTTCTTTACTTGAACAAAGATGAGTACATTGCTGTGCTTTTCTATGCCTCATGGTGCCCGTTTTCACAAGAGTGCAAACCTAATTTCGAGAAGTTGGCTCACCTATTCCCAACTATTCGGCATTTTGCATTCGAGGAATCTGCAATTAGGCCAAG CATAATATCAAGATATGGGATTCATGGTTTTCCAACACTTTTTCTCTTGAATTCAACAATGCGAGTGAGGTACCATGGACCTCGAACTGTTAAGCCACTAGCTGCTTTCTACAGTGATGTTTCAG GCATCAGTGCATCAGTGGAGTCAACCACAGGGGAGGCCATGCCACACCCGTTAGATGAAATTGAGCCAAAAAAGGATGTTGAACCGGAGAATTGTCCATTCTGGTGGGCGCGTTCGCCCGAAAATATACTCCAGCAGGATACGTATCTAGCACTGGCAGCTTCTTTTGTAATCCTGCGGTTGCTGTATCTTCTATTCCCAAGGATAGTTTCTGCAGCAAAATGGGCATGGAGGAGGCACACTCTGTTTGCGAACTTGATGGGCGTGCATGAATATTTCTTCACCTACCTCGAGCAAGCAAGACAGAAATTGAGTAGGTTATACCCTTCGAAGCGAGGGAATTTACAGGAGGGGGCAAGGAATGCCACTGCCTGGGCCTCCAAATCATTAGCATCTGTGTCAATCGGAGAACCAAGCACTATCGGAAGGACGAACTCCACGAATGAACTGAGGTGA